From a region of the Macrobrachium nipponense isolate FS-2020 chromosome 20, ASM1510439v2, whole genome shotgun sequence genome:
- the LOC135225219 gene encoding ionotropic receptor 21a-like, with protein MKHVPVAGPLVWSNPVVTRGFQYTRGLFSLRRLDKMIPRVGVFLLIIIQVVVATTAREISLNSFSRRIALMKDDRERETILLFEEIARHFTPTCLKILVGDTPNYASRWNDPLVLLHSSGNETEKAVSFINKNTEKMTNYPCVIYMITYNPSVTVMNEMLDLNDKVITRYFFVSTPSQRGAHAFLLDKKLANEENLAAVVKLSNSTNSWNVFTRQLLHPSGAPMVIHANVWNPERGFKKEKDMFPEQMGNFYGKTLKGVTLDFQPFTDYRIIKGSKKVDPSPSLDVFILNMIARHLNFTYELVMPDDGLWGTLDASKGHWSGVVGDVQFRRADFSLCLSVTQERRRSVDFTRVYFMDPLSFVTAKNRPQPLWLKLITPFSDTVWLLTVILVVLTVFLYYFVFFIQSFLGPHKIGLSSAFMYVVGSFLGQALIMPQLTAGQVLLGFWFIYGFLLTTYYKTALTATLAVPSVPPTIDTLSQLLKSDLKYGMIDAKGSEYQLFSTSNVTLYMELFKHMTFYSSDESMRRVAEGRYAYIYFRSNLQTIVNTQFTTKNGETNLHISSEEFFPGGYGWAFPKGAPYRRTFDNGMLRCLQAGLIAKWLKDLYRIYLAEHHLLMTPDDAKKTDEISSTDSKDVLVVLNLNHFQGAFFAMFFGFGFGLILLGAEVVMWKVVASPQTSF; from the exons ATGAAACACGTGCCAGTCGCCGGTCCCCTTGTCTGGAGCAATCCGGTCGTCACACGAGGGTTCCAGTATACGAGAGGTCTCTTTAGTCTTCGTCGACTCGACAAGATGATCCCTCGTGTAGGGGTATTTTTGTTGATCATCATCCAAGTGGTCGTAGCTACAACTGCTCGAGAGATCTCGCTGAATTCCTTTAGCCGAAGAATTGCGCTCATGAAGgatgacagagaaagagagaccatTTTACTTTTCGAAGAAATCGCCAGACACTTCACGCCGACTTGCCTCAAGATACTTGTCGGGGATACGCCCAACTATGCCAGTAGATGGAACGACCCTTTGGTCCTGTTGCACTCTTCAGGGAATGAAACGGAGAAGGCAGtcagtttcattaacaaaaacaCCGAGAAAATGACGAATTACCCTTGTGTGATCTACATGATAACGTACAACCCGTCCGTCACTGTCATGAATGAAATGCTTGACCTCAACGACAAGGTCATAACCCGGTACTTTTTCGTCTCCACGCCATCTCAGAGAGGGGCTCATGCCTTCCTACTGGACAAGAAACTTGCTAACGAAGAAAACTTGGCGGCTGTCGTGAAATTAAGTAACTCGACTAATTCCTGGAACGTGTTTACAAGGCAATTGCTACACCCGTCTGGGGCACCGATGGTCATACATGCCAATGTCTGGAACCCAGAGCGAGGTTTCAAGAAGGAAAAGGACATGTTTCCAGAGCAGATGGGTAACTTCTACGGCAAGACTTTGAAGGGCGTCACTCTTGACTTTCAACCGTTTACGGATTACAGAATCATTAAGGGGTCTAAGAAAGTTGATCCATCGCCCAGCCTAGACGTCTTCATTCTGAATATGATTGCTCGCCACCTGAACTTCACCTACGAACTGGTGATGCCAGATGATGGTCTCTGGGGGACGCTGGATGCTTCTAAG GGTCACTGGTCTGGTGTTGTTGGAGATGTACAATTTCGTCGGGCAGACTTCTCTTTGTGTTTGTCGGTTACCCAGGAGCGTCGACGGTCTGTGGATTTCACCAGGGTGTACTTCATGGACCCACTCAGTTTTGTGACAGCCAAAAACCGTCCTCAGCCGCTATGGTTAAAGCTCATAACCCCTTTCAGTG ATACCGTATGGCTGCTGACGGTGATTTTGGTTGTCCTGACTGTGTTCCTTTACTACTTCGTCTTCTTTATTCAATCGTTTCTTGGTCCTCACAAAATCGGACTGTCCAGCGCTTTCATGTATGTGGTGGGGTCCTTCCTTGGTCAAGCGCTCATTATGCCACAGCTGACTGCAGGACAG GTACTCCTTGGATTCTGGTTTATTTACGGCTTTCTCTTGACCACTTACTACAAGACAGCCTTGACAGCCACCCTCGCTGTGCCCAGTGTGCCTCCCACGATTGACACGCTGTCCCAGCTTCTGAAGTCAGACCTCAAGTATGGGATGATTGACGCCAAG GGTTCTGAGTACCAGTTATTTTCGACCTCAAATGTCACCCTCTACATGGAGCTCTTCAAGCACATGACATTCTATTCTTCTGACGAGAGTATGCGCAGAGTAGCCGAAGGCAGGTACGCTTACATTTACTTCCGCAGTAACCTTCAGACCATCGTCAATACTCAATTCACAACTAAAAACGGGGAAACCAACCTCCACATTTCTAGCGAAGAGTTTTTCCCGGGAGGTTACGGCTGGGCCTTTCCGAAG GGCGCACCTTACCGAAGGACATTTGACAACGGCATGTTGAGGTGTTTGCAGGCTGGCCTCATTGCCAAGTGGTTGAAGGACTTGTATCGCATTTATCTGGCGGAGCATCACCTCCTGATGACCCCGGACGATgctaaaaaaacagatgaaatatCGTCGACTGACTCGAAGGATGTATTA GTCGTATTGAATCTTAATCACTTCCAAGGAGCTTTCTTTGCGATGTTCTTCGGCTTTGGCTTTGGGTTGATACTTCTTGGCGCGGAGGTCGTGATGTGGAAAGTAGTCGCATCTCCACAGACATCCTTCTGA